Genomic segment of Catenulispora sp. MAP5-51:
TCCGGCACCTCGGCCGTCGGCCACTCCGGCCGGTGCCGACGCCGGCGCCACCAGTCGCGCTGCTGGTTGAGCAGGGCCTTGCGGACGTACCCCATAGGGTCGCCGGACTGGATGCGCCCCCACCGGACGTACGTACGCTCCAAAGCCGACTGCGCGAGATCGGCAGCCCGCTCCGGATCACCGCTCAGCCACTGCGCCAGAGCACGAATACGGTGAGCGTTCGCCGTCACGAACTCGGTGAAGTCCGCGTCGAGCTCGGTTCGCTTGCTTTGTCGTCCCACGCCGATACAGACGCACGAGGTGGCGGAGTGGGTCTGTTCGGGTGGGGAGAAGTTTTTTGGCGCCTACCAGGTGCCGACCTGGACGCGCCCACGGCCTCTCAGCAGGCTCCCGCGTAAGCACACAGGTGCCCGGCAATGTCGTTCAGCGTCGCAGTGTCCTGACCGCCGTCGTAAGTCGGCGCCTGCCCCGGGCGCTCGATGAGTTGCAGCACCATGATCACCGAGCCGCGCTGCACCGCGTACGTGCGCATCATCTGGATGGGCGACGAGCCGATCCAGGACATGGCCCAGCTCTGGCCGCCGGGGATGGACGCGACGCGCTGGTAGTGCCCGTTCGGGGCGCAGGTGTCGTTGAGCTTCACCACGGCCGCGTACGCCGCTGCCGCGGACTTCGCGTCGGCGAACATCACCATCTGGCCGGCGTTGGCCCACGGCGCGTCGTAGCCCGGTGCGACACCGGTGGTGGTGAAGTTCTTCGTCGGGGCGAAGGCCACCTCCTGGGTGCCCGTCCAGCCGCTCTGCGGAGCGTTCGGCCAGTTGTCGCAGGCGCCCGACCAGAACGCGTTGGGGTCCTCGGCGGCGGACAGGACCCGGTTCGGCTTGCCGGCCAACTGCCAGTTGTAGGAGGCGTTCAGCGGAAGCCCGTCGGGCGACGGCCAGGCCGCCGGGTAGATCTTCTGCAGGTCCGGAGGCACCGGTGCCGACGAGCCTGCCGAAGCAGTAGAAGAAGAAGTCGCCGTGGTGGTGGCAGTGGTCGCGGCGGTAGTGGTCGCCGCCGAGGCGCCCATAGTCGCAGTGTCCGGTG
This window contains:
- a CDS encoding SigE family RNA polymerase sigma factor; amino-acid sequence: MGRQSKRTELDADFTEFVTANAHRIRALAQWLSGDPERAADLAQSALERTYVRWGRIQSGDPMGYVRKALLNQQRDWWRRRRHRPEWPTAEVPDLCFQEDHAAGHARRDVMLGALGQLTVRERQVLVLRYYADLSDEQIAAEVGVAVGTVKSTSARGLRKMRVLLSSAGAPVPADW